From a region of the Streptomyces venezuelae genome:
- a CDS encoding ATP-grasp domain-containing protein yields MTDEVFLIPARPTATAGLLAEAAARRGMTVRALGPGFGELAGRAVHWCGGPHAAARVAGALGLGLLEPPDHWLTRLPRRFTGRRIELTTLGRAAQELTGSGRPAFVKPPREKSFPPAVYGPGAPLPRSLPAATPVLVSEVVDFAAEYRLFVLDGEIAAGSRYAVHGRLDPAPLDGDPRGADVRGFAAALLAATGPDLPSAVTVDVGLVGATGRYAVVEANMPWFSNSYAARPGAVLDVVLRAAGPLGRVRAADLPFVTP; encoded by the coding sequence ATGACGGACGAGGTGTTCCTGATCCCGGCCCGGCCCACCGCCACGGCCGGGCTGCTCGCCGAGGCCGCCGCCCGCCGGGGGATGACCGTCCGGGCCCTCGGCCCCGGCTTCGGCGAGCTGGCCGGCCGGGCCGTGCACTGGTGCGGTGGTCCGCACGCCGCCGCCCGGGTGGCCGGGGCGCTCGGCCTGGGGCTGCTGGAACCGCCCGACCACTGGCTCACGCGGCTGCCGCGGCGGTTCACGGGCCGCCGGATCGAGCTGACCACCCTGGGCCGTGCCGCGCAGGAGCTGACCGGGTCCGGGCGGCCGGCGTTCGTGAAGCCGCCGCGCGAGAAGTCCTTCCCGCCCGCGGTGTACGGGCCCGGCGCGCCGCTGCCCCGGTCGCTGCCCGCCGCCACGCCCGTGCTGGTCTCCGAGGTGGTGGACTTCGCCGCCGAGTACCGGCTGTTCGTGCTCGACGGGGAGATCGCCGCCGGGAGCCGGTACGCCGTCCACGGGCGCCTGGACCCCGCCCCGCTCGACGGGGACCCGCGCGGGGCGGACGTACGGGGCTTCGCGGCCGCCCTGCTCGCCGCGACCGGCCCGGACCTGCCGAGCGCCGTCACCGTCGACGTCGGCCTCGTCGGCGCGACGGGCCGGTACGCCGTGGTCGAGGCCAACATGCCGTGGTTCTCGAACAGTTACGCCGCCCGGCCCGGGGCCGTCCTGGACGTGGTCCTGCGCGCGGCCGGTCCGCTGGGCCGGGTCCGCGCCGCCGACCTGCCGTTCGTGACCCCGTAG
- a CDS encoding DoxX family protein, with product MSTTAVVFALVGAFMVGFSAASMFLGAKWVVEPLAEYGVPRSWWTWLATAKAVGAAGLAVGVFVPVIGIAAAVGVALYFTGAVVTVLRAKSYAHVPFPVIYAAPAVVALALGFNG from the coding sequence ATGTCCACCACCGCTGTTGTCTTCGCCCTGGTCGGCGCGTTCATGGTCGGGTTCTCGGCGGCCTCGATGTTCCTCGGGGCGAAGTGGGTCGTGGAGCCGCTGGCCGAGTACGGGGTTCCGCGTTCGTGGTGGACCTGGCTCGCCACCGCGAAGGCGGTCGGCGCGGCGGGCCTGGCCGTGGGCGTCTTCGTCCCGGTGATCGGCATCGCGGCGGCGGTCGGGGTCGCCCTGTACTTCACCGGGGCCGTGGTCACGGTGCTCCGGGCGAAGTCCTACGCCCACGTGCCCTTCCCGGTGATCTACGCGGCCCCGGCGGTCGTGGCCCTGGCCCTCGGTTTCAACGGCTGA
- a CDS encoding class I SAM-dependent DNA methyltransferase has protein sequence MNDRLIERVESHDYRDLFLKDLHWSAPTHRQPVVMPDDEGGTITARNVSSYKGVCVWVCDRRPGSDLESRLDQLIARESVDRLVIFHDGDEQVWRWPVRRSTGGGTTTRLSRHRHTTGQENPSFAHRLASIRIDWNRPPDATGLIAQVRRAFDVEAQNETRQASKLMARMYTSLEACGTPEHDISVSLARILFLMFGDDTDMWQAGLFQRFVAAHTRPDASDLADRLNELFTWLDTPDRARSSTPDHLRGFKYVNGGIFSEAISLPPLDAAFRETVLEACQRDWATVSPAIFGSMFQSVRDAKTRRDLGEHYTSEENILKTLNPLFLDELRADFEFARTRTNEKLALTRLRNRLADIRFLDPACGCGNFIIIAYRELRELELQIMERLQEITGEEPLLLANVGLKVSLENFFGIEIDEWPAKIAETAMFLTDRQADLKLIERLGWAPDRLPIQHQATIVSGVSALQVDWASVLPPSETVVVAGNPPFLGISLRSAAQTQELQDVWGGRYHGTLDYVTGWHAKCLDYFRGIEGQWAFVTTNSITQGEAVAPLFEPILEEGWRIKFAHRSFRWTSEATGQAAVHCVIIGFTKGRGKPRLFDYATLASQPVEQPDVGNISPYLFDGPSVVVTQSTKPINPQMGEVAYGNKPTDGGWLIVSPEDVEAVRADPVARRFVKRYIGARELLHGVDRYCLWLPGMAPDEAAGSPVLSARLAGVRQFRSESKAASTRAAASTPHLFRQISQPSTAYLCIPRHVSETRPYFLAARYEPEVITSDANFLAPDENGFVFAVISSSMFMTWQRTVGGRIKSDLRFNKLLTWNTFPLPHVSDATQDAIIRAGARIVRERETHTDLSLAAQYEPSALSDALAEAHRALDEEVDRAFGIDPGHATEADRQRTLFAKYAKLTSARAKARK, from the coding sequence ATGAACGACCGCCTGATCGAGCGCGTCGAGTCGCACGACTACCGCGACCTCTTCCTCAAGGACCTCCACTGGTCCGCCCCCACACACCGGCAGCCCGTCGTCATGCCCGACGACGAGGGCGGGACGATCACGGCCCGGAACGTGTCCAGCTACAAGGGCGTCTGTGTCTGGGTGTGCGACCGGCGGCCGGGGTCGGACCTGGAATCCCGGCTCGACCAGCTGATCGCCAGGGAGTCCGTCGACCGGCTCGTCATCTTCCACGACGGCGACGAGCAGGTCTGGCGCTGGCCGGTGCGCAGGTCGACGGGCGGGGGCACGACCACCCGCCTGTCGCGGCACCGGCACACCACGGGGCAGGAGAACCCGAGCTTCGCCCACCGGCTCGCTTCGATCCGTATCGACTGGAACCGGCCGCCCGACGCCACCGGACTGATCGCCCAGGTCCGCCGGGCCTTCGACGTCGAAGCGCAGAACGAGACCCGGCAGGCCTCCAAGCTCATGGCCCGCATGTACACGTCGCTGGAGGCGTGCGGGACGCCGGAACACGACATCTCCGTCAGCCTGGCGCGGATCCTCTTCCTCATGTTCGGCGACGACACCGACATGTGGCAGGCCGGTCTCTTCCAGCGCTTCGTCGCCGCCCACACCCGGCCCGACGCCTCCGACCTGGCCGACCGCCTGAACGAGCTGTTCACCTGGCTCGACACCCCGGACCGGGCCAGGAGCTCCACTCCGGACCACCTCCGGGGCTTCAAGTACGTCAACGGTGGGATCTTCAGCGAGGCGATAAGCCTGCCTCCGCTGGACGCCGCGTTCCGGGAGACCGTTCTGGAGGCCTGCCAGCGCGACTGGGCCACGGTCAGTCCCGCGATCTTCGGGTCGATGTTCCAGTCGGTCCGGGACGCGAAGACGCGCCGTGATCTCGGGGAGCACTACACCTCCGAGGAGAACATCCTCAAGACGCTCAACCCGCTCTTCCTCGACGAGCTGCGTGCCGATTTCGAGTTCGCCAGGACCAGGACCAACGAAAAACTGGCGCTCACCCGCCTGCGCAACCGGCTGGCGGACATCAGGTTCCTCGACCCCGCCTGCGGCTGCGGCAACTTCATCATCATCGCCTACCGCGAGCTGCGGGAGCTCGAACTGCAGATCATGGAGCGGCTGCAGGAGATCACCGGCGAGGAGCCGCTGCTGCTGGCCAACGTCGGCCTCAAGGTCAGCCTGGAGAACTTCTTCGGCATCGAGATCGACGAATGGCCGGCGAAGATCGCCGAGACGGCCATGTTCCTCACCGACCGCCAGGCCGACCTCAAACTCATCGAGCGCCTCGGCTGGGCACCCGACAGGCTCCCCATCCAGCACCAGGCCACGATCGTCTCGGGGGTGAGCGCCCTCCAGGTCGACTGGGCGTCCGTGCTGCCGCCGAGCGAGACGGTCGTGGTCGCCGGGAACCCGCCGTTCCTCGGCATCTCGCTGCGCTCCGCCGCACAGACCCAGGAGCTCCAGGACGTGTGGGGCGGCAGGTACCACGGCACCCTGGACTACGTCACCGGCTGGCACGCGAAGTGCCTCGACTACTTCCGGGGGATCGAGGGCCAGTGGGCCTTCGTCACGACGAACTCCATCACCCAGGGCGAGGCCGTGGCCCCGCTCTTCGAGCCGATCCTGGAAGAGGGGTGGCGGATCAAGTTCGCCCACCGCTCGTTCCGCTGGACCTCCGAGGCGACGGGCCAGGCGGCCGTCCACTGCGTGATCATCGGATTCACCAAGGGCAGGGGAAAGCCCCGGCTGTTCGACTACGCGACGCTCGCCTCGCAGCCGGTGGAGCAGCCCGACGTCGGCAACATCTCGCCCTACCTGTTCGACGGGCCGAGCGTGGTGGTCACCCAGAGCACCAAGCCGATCAACCCGCAGATGGGAGAGGTGGCCTACGGCAACAAGCCGACGGACGGCGGCTGGCTGATCGTCTCGCCCGAGGACGTCGAAGCGGTACGCGCCGACCCTGTCGCGCGGCGCTTCGTCAAGCGTTACATCGGCGCACGCGAGTTGCTGCACGGCGTCGACCGGTACTGCCTGTGGCTTCCGGGGATGGCCCCCGACGAGGCCGCCGGCTCACCGGTCCTCAGCGCACGGCTGGCCGGGGTCCGGCAGTTCAGGTCGGAGAGCAAGGCCGCCTCGACGCGGGCCGCCGCATCGACACCGCACCTCTTCCGGCAGATCTCCCAGCCGTCCACGGCCTACCTCTGCATTCCGCGGCACGTCTCGGAGACCCGGCCGTACTTCCTCGCCGCGCGGTACGAACCGGAAGTCATCACCAGCGACGCCAACTTCCTCGCCCCGGACGAGAACGGTTTTGTCTTCGCCGTCATCTCGTCGTCGATGTTCATGACGTGGCAGCGCACCGTCGGCGGGCGCATCAAGTCGGACCTGCGCTTCAACAAGCTGCTGACGTGGAACACCTTCCCGCTGCCCCACGTCAGCGACGCCACGCAGGACGCCATCATCCGGGCGGGCGCCCGGATCGTTCGCGAGCGCGAGACGCACACGGATCTGTCGCTGGCCGCCCAGTACGAGCCGTCGGCGCTCTCGGACGCGCTGGCCGAAGCGCACCGCGCACTCGACGAGGAGGTGGACCGGGCCTTCGGGATCGACCCCGGCCACGCGACGGAAGCCGATCGCCAGCGGACCCTCTTCGCGAAGTACGCGAAGCTGACCTCGGCCCGGGCGAAGGCGAGGAAGTAG